One window of Nicotiana tomentosiformis chromosome 11, ASM39032v3, whole genome shotgun sequence genomic DNA carries:
- the LOC104093525 gene encoding putative E3 ubiquitin-protein ligase SINAT1: protein MAPGGSNYQDIGDSRSGYADYGIAPESSEFKSSPFRKSSAIIGGKHGAGSNSAVHELLECPVCMNPMYPPIHQCPNGHTLCHKCKKKVHVCPICRHELGNIRCLALEKIAESLELPCRYQIFGCQDIFTYQTRLLHEQNCRFRPYNCPYAGSECAVTGDIQYLVTHLKDDHKVDMHDGCTFNHRYVKSNPQEVENATWMLTVFNCFGHQFCLHFEAFNLGLAPVYMAFLRFMGDDDDAKRFSYSLEVGGFSRKLTWQGVPRSIRDSHKTVRDSLDGLIIQRSMALFFSGGDRKELKLKIAGRIWREPL from the exons ATGGCTCCCGGAGGCAGCAATTACCAGGATATTGGCGATTCCCGAAGTGGATATGCTGATTATGGTATTGCACCAGAAAGTTCTGAATTCAAAAGCTCCCCTTTTAGAAAATCTTCAGCTATTATTGGTGGGAAGCATGGAGCGGGATCTAATAGCGCTGTTCATGAGCTACTTGAATGCCCTGTTTGTATGAATCCAATGTACCCGCCCATTCACCAG TGTCCAAACGGCCACACATTATGCCATAAATGCAAGAAAAAAGTACATGTATGCCCAATTTGCCGCCATGAGCTTGGAAACATAAGATGTCTTGCACTGGAGAAAATTGCTGAATCGCTGGAATTGCCATGCCGATACCAAATTTTTGGCTGTCaagatatattcacttatcaGACTAGGCTTCTACATGAGCAGAACTGCAGATTTCGACCATACAATTGCCCGTATGCAGGATCTGAATGCGCTGTTACTGGTGATATTCAGTACCTCGTTACACACCTAAAAGATGATCACAAGGTTGACATGCATGATGGATGTACCTTCAACCATCGTTATGTAAAATCTAATCCTCAAGAAGTTGAGAATGCTACATGGATGTTGACG GTTTTCAACTGTTTCGGTCACCAGTTTTGCCTGCACTTCGAGGCTTTCAACCTTGGATTGGCACCAGTGTACATGGCATTCCTTCGTTTTATGGGTGACGATGATGATGCAAAAAGATTTAGTTATAGTCTTGAAGTAGGTGGATTTAGCAGAAAGTTAACATGGCAAGGAGTACCGAGGAGCATCCGTGATAGTCATAAAACTGTTCGAGACAGTTTAGATGGCCTGATTATTCAAAGGAGCATGGCACTCTTCTTCTCTGGTGGTGACAGGAAGGAGCTGAAGCTAAAGATAGCTGGCCGCATTTGGAGAGAACCATTATAA